In one Nicotiana sylvestris chromosome 8, ASM39365v2, whole genome shotgun sequence genomic region, the following are encoded:
- the LOC138875147 gene encoding uncharacterized protein, with amino-acid sequence MAWISFPGLLPTFFVKECLFSLASAVGKPLHLDMATINKTRPSCARVKVLVDLLADLPKKVRMDIFNESKGTTRNEWVRIQYDMLPKYCRQCKLQGHDQFECWRIHPELYVEKENDDQADTTKKQDIKNLQRIKMLSSGKVVGNVIITAKEQWKEVKDNRVRIVVNQNTSRSNNGMEISPAKQLENNNNKEDTSTVERQAEPPSNSGKEVEAIDNEDNDHVHVANKFAILQGLEEEEEPINQLAKVTDNAATSSTTLHNHASTKQKPKNMVNNEGKLNPAAQLFHLNSSGISSTNGLVNGNEASKAINDTAQWVERSFKNKTGEGIVKINKPCQQIPSQDTLVNKVPNKTPNSQAEGSKSATFKERVQGCGGRLWDTQREYDSEENEVPQGAQADEEPNEKDKEEDEQSVNGEHQANDNNTTEITEIRNFEGRDQEVNDPGGTKDDQIQISQEYPQGHNTTDKEKQPRHKTKILNITVTMEKNQLQLLKRGEEKALVPKRNAFGATSGSKEDNEEGEEPGKSGYDMDQESTTQHLMNAARQGDLSPTQVEKAKSAAKGKKKQQKDNHAVPKAGVHTRRMLTKSNNQ; translated from the coding sequence ATGGCTTGGATCTCATTCCCAGGTCTATTGCCAACCTTTTTTGTAAAGGAATGTCTATTTTCTCTAGCTTCAGCAGTAGGTAAACCTTTGCATCTAGACATGGCTACAATTAACAAAACTAGACCTAGTTGTGCTAGGGTGAAGGTACTAGTTGATCTACTTGCAGATTTGCCTAAAAAGGTGAGGATGGACATATTCAACGAATCTAAAGGAACAACAAGAAATGAATGGGTGAGAATTCAATATGACATGCTGCCTAAATATTGCAGACAATGTAAACTTCAAGGGCATGATCAATTTGAATGTTGGAGGATACACCCTGAATTATATGTGGAGAAGGAGAATGATGATCAAGCAGATACAACTAAGAAACAGGACATAAAGAACTTACAGCGTATAAAAATGTTATCTAGTGGAAAGGTCGTGGGTAATGTGATTATTACAGCAAAAGAGCAATGGAAGGAAGTAAAGGACAACAGAGTTAGAATtgtagtaaatcaaaatactagtcGTAGTAATAATGGAATGGAGATATCACCAGCTAAGCAGCTTGAAAACAATAACAATAAAGAGGATACAAGCACTGTAGAGAGACAAGCAGAACCACCTAGCAACAGTGGTAAGGAAGTGGAGGCTATAGACAATGAAGATAATGATCATGTTCATGTAGCTAACAAGTTTGCAATATTACAAGGGCTGGAGGAAGAGGAAGAACCTATTAATCAATTGGCGAAAGTGACAGATAATGCAGCTACAAGCAGTACAACACTTCACAACCATGCAtctacaaaacaaaaaccaaaaaatatGGTCAATAATGAGGGAAAGTTAAATCCTGCAGCACAACTTTTTCATCTTAATTCATCGGGGATTAGCTCGACTAATGGTCTAGTCAATGGAAATGAGGCATCAAAAGCTATAAACGATACTGCACAATGGGTAGAAAGAAGTTTCAAGAATAAAACAGGAGAGGGAATAGTGAAGATCAATAAACCATGCCAGCAAATCCCATCACAAGATACATTAGTGAACAAGGTACCTAATAAAACTCCAAATTCTCAAGCAGAAGGGTCAAAATCAGctacatttaaagaaagagtgCAAGGCTGTGGAGGCAGGCTATGGGATACACAAAGGGAATACGATTCAGAGGAGAACGAAGTACCACAAGGAGCACAAGCTGATGAGGAACCAAATGAGAAggacaaagaagaagatgagcaaagTGTAAATGGAGAGCACCAAGCCAATGACAACAATACAACTGAAATTACAGAAATTAGAAACTTTGAAGGAAGAGACCAAGAGGTAAATGATCCTGGAGGAACAAAAGATGATCAAATTCAGATATCACAAGAATACCCACAAGGACACAACACAACAGACAAGGAGAAACAACCAAgacataaaacaaaaatattgAATATTACTGTTACAATGGAGAAAAATCAGTTGCAGCTGTTAAAAAGAGGAGAAGAGAAGGCCTTGGTCCCTAAAAGGAATGCATTTGGAGCTACATCAGGAAGTAAGGAAGAcaatgaagaaggagaagaacctggtaAGTCAGGATACGACATGGATCAAGAATCAACTACACAACACCTTATGAATGCGGCAAGGCAAGGTGACTTATCACCTACGCAAGTGGAAAAGgcaaaatcagcagcaaaaggcaagaagaagcaacaaaaagATAATCATGCAGTACCAAAAGCTGGGGTGCACACAAGGAGAATGCTAACTAAATCCAACAATCAGTAA
- the LOC104222440 gene encoding uncharacterized protein has protein sequence MSKIAGLKAALARKEEEEGHRPTSRSSTPERVVPSTKYLHTVNDGGRNYTVCLLEKKYICGRFQVDELPCPHAWTVLKSKFLMLEEYCSNYYKPNTIVMTYDVPMYPLPDRNDWNIPEHVAEEVVLPSKWKIPPGRPKKKRDKTLSELLQPKNQHSCSICGKRGYNKRTCRNVPRNK, from the exons ATGTCGAAA ATTGCCGGTCTTAAGGCAGCCTTAGCAAGGAAGGAAGAAGAGGAAGGGCACCGCCCAACTTCCAGATCAAGTACTCCAGAAAGA gtGGTACCATCAACTAAATACTTACATACGGTTAACGATGGTGGGAGGAATTACACAGTCTGCCTGTTagagaaaaaatatatttgtGGGAGGTTCCAAGTTGATGAATTGCCATGCCCACATGCTTGGACTGTATTGAAGAGCAAGTTTCTAATGCTAGAAGAATATTGCTCTAACTATTACAAACCAAATACAATTGTAATGACATACGATGTGCCAATGTACCCGCTACCGGACAGAAATGACTGGAATATACCAGAACATGTTGCAGAAGAGGTTGTACTACCATCCAAATGGAAAATACCTCCTGGAAGGCCAAAGAAGAAGCGCGATAAAACTTTAAGTGAATTGTTGCAGCCAAAAAATCAACATTCATGTAGCATATGTGGGAAGAGAGGATATAACAAGCGAACGTGTAGAAATGTGCCACGTAATAAATAG